A stretch of the Filimonas lacunae genome encodes the following:
- a CDS encoding COG1470 family protein, translating into MQMNTMMQTFLYKIPRFCCMTLLILAACKKEQRILVTASFDYAIANENITVPVKVNFTNNSTGADSYSWTFEGGTPATSSQKNPGTIVFATAGSHKVVLEAWNRDDRQRKEMLIQLDSAVTVQFDAAVITDSISPVKVAITNNTTGGGSFQWTFEGGEPASSSAQQPGEVLFTTAGAHTITLTVSNGSSTFSASKTIQVAPALETAFTIVPSFEDADYEAPLTATLQNTTVSGLTWKWEAPGGTISNDTARQPQVSYTQAGTYTVTLTASNNKTSQRISHSITVKANTNLLTFTDISLGINTAHSSIGSFFSTSLRRSFTSADDMSVNGKDIDIVYFGLNQQFSYNKFLSPDSADAYTFEKIPGAQPVTFINSQEGCNCGLQVTATDFDNMTSDALLQPLTIAANANSNAPFSNAVTPRIILFKTKDGRKGVIKIKSFVQSGQGSYIVTDIKVQKTP; encoded by the coding sequence ATGCAGATGAACACCATGATGCAAACCTTTTTATATAAAATACCACGCTTTTGCTGCATGACACTGCTGATACTGGCAGCATGCAAAAAAGAACAGCGGATACTGGTTACCGCCAGTTTTGATTACGCAATAGCTAATGAAAACATTACTGTTCCGGTGAAAGTGAACTTTACCAATAACAGCACAGGGGCCGATTCCTACTCGTGGACGTTTGAAGGCGGCACACCCGCCACTTCCTCCCAAAAGAATCCCGGCACCATTGTTTTTGCTACTGCCGGTTCGCATAAAGTAGTACTGGAGGCCTGGAACAGGGACGACCGCCAGCGCAAAGAAATGCTTATTCAACTGGACAGTGCTGTAACCGTTCAATTCGATGCAGCCGTAATTACAGATTCTATATCACCGGTAAAAGTTGCCATTACCAATAACACTACAGGAGGCGGTAGTTTTCAATGGACATTTGAAGGGGGAGAGCCCGCCAGTTCTTCTGCGCAACAACCTGGAGAAGTATTGTTTACCACTGCCGGTGCGCACACCATTACTTTAACCGTAAGCAATGGCAGCAGTACATTCAGTGCTTCCAAAACCATACAGGTAGCACCTGCACTGGAAACCGCCTTTACCATTGTACCCTCTTTTGAAGATGCCGATTATGAAGCGCCTTTAACAGCCACCTTACAAAATACGACCGTAAGCGGACTTACCTGGAAATGGGAAGCCCCCGGCGGAACCATCAGCAACGATACCGCCCGCCAACCGCAGGTGAGCTATACACAGGCCGGCACTTATACCGTTACGTTAACTGCTTCCAATAACAAAACCAGTCAGCGCATCAGCCATAGCATAACCGTAAAAGCCAATACCAACCTGTTAACTTTTACAGATATTTCCTTAGGCATTAACACAGCACACAGCAGTATTGGTAGCTTTTTCAGCACCAGCCTGCGCCGGAGTTTTACCTCTGCCGATGATATGAGTGTTAACGGCAAAGACATTGACATCGTCTATTTTGGGCTGAATCAGCAATTCAGTTACAATAAGTTCCTGAGTCCCGACTCTGCCGATGCCTATACATTTGAAAAAATACCGGGCGCACAACCCGTCACCTTTATCAACTCACAGGAAGGATGTAACTGTGGTCTGCAGGTAACTGCCACCGATTTCGACAACATGACCAGCGATGCCTTGCTGCAGCCCCTGACAATAGCAGCCAATGCCAACAGTAATGCGCCTTTCTCCAATGCAGTAACGCCGCGTATCATTCTGTTTAAAACAAAGGACGGGCGTAAGGGAGTTATTAAAATAAAATCGTTTGTGCAAAGCGGTCAGGGGTCTTACATCGTCACGGATATTAAAGTACAGAAAACCCCATAA
- a CDS encoding TonB-dependent receptor: protein MKNKLLVLITCIIAAPVTAQQIDVAGLGSTLRAKPVKVNGGINATMMAYGGNEAAGTGRDPFSWFLQGNLNMSLFGKINLPFSFNLTNSGKGYTYPVAPNRLSLHPMYKSVTGHIGDVSMSFSPYTLNGLQFRGVGVDVAPTGPWKVSAMYGRLQKAVLYDSATNNTPYFERWGYGGKINYQQKLYRLGVSAFYAKDKTGVPQPILDSLLIYPQQNLSVNYELYFKPAKGMDVSVEYATSALTNDIRDSIAQKNRHYLSSLIQGNSSTAIYHAYKAQLNYTFNTSTIGVGYERVDPGYKTLGAYYFNNDLENITINLAQAIFHKKATIAANVGVQKDNLNGFKAATTRRWVSAFTLSYNPTANVQTSASYSSFQTHMNMQSQFEYINNPASPYQNLDTLNYVQLSQNANVNVNIITRRTQQQQQMLNVNLSFQDASDEQGGIVRTGNSSQFYNLATSYGFTFIKTGTNLTLAYNLSYNTIAFNDMLTQGPTLGVNNRWLQKKLTTTLSASYNSSSTNGQQQSSVFNTRVNAAYKLFKKHALQAGVINQYRTILNRGSFSNVTGTLGYNYSF, encoded by the coding sequence ATGAAAAACAAACTGCTGGTACTAATAACCTGTATAATAGCTGCGCCTGTAACAGCGCAGCAAATAGACGTGGCTGGCCTGGGAAGTACATTAAGAGCTAAGCCGGTAAAGGTGAATGGAGGAATCAACGCCACTATGATGGCCTATGGAGGTAATGAAGCTGCCGGAACCGGCAGAGATCCGTTCAGCTGGTTTTTACAGGGCAACCTGAATATGAGCTTATTCGGCAAAATCAATCTTCCCTTCTCCTTTAATTTAACCAACAGCGGCAAAGGCTATACCTACCCGGTAGCGCCTAACAGGCTTAGCCTGCACCCCATGTATAAGTCGGTTACCGGTCATATAGGTGATGTAAGTATGAGTTTTTCTCCTTACACTTTAAATGGTCTGCAGTTCAGAGGGGTAGGAGTAGACGTAGCTCCTACAGGGCCCTGGAAGGTAAGCGCCATGTATGGCCGCCTACAAAAAGCAGTGCTATACGACAGCGCTACCAATAACACTCCTTATTTTGAACGCTGGGGCTATGGTGGTAAAATTAATTACCAGCAAAAGCTATACAGATTGGGGGTTTCAGCTTTTTATGCCAAAGACAAAACAGGAGTGCCACAACCAATACTGGACAGCCTGCTGATATATCCGCAACAAAACCTGTCAGTGAACTACGAGTTGTATTTCAAGCCGGCGAAAGGTATGGATGTAAGCGTTGAATATGCTACCAGCGCCTTAACCAACGATATACGTGATTCAATAGCACAAAAAAACAGGCACTACCTGAGTTCGCTGATACAAGGCAATTCCTCCACAGCTATATACCATGCTTATAAAGCCCAGCTGAACTATACTTTTAACACCAGCACTATCGGTGTGGGATATGAGCGGGTTGACCCCGGTTATAAAACCCTGGGCGCTTATTACTTTAATAACGACCTGGAAAATATTACCATCAACCTGGCACAGGCCATCTTCCATAAAAAAGCCACTATTGCCGCCAACGTAGGAGTTCAAAAAGACAATCTGAATGGGTTTAAAGCGGCCACTACCCGCAGATGGGTAAGTGCTTTTACGCTCAGCTATAACCCTACTGCCAATGTGCAAACCAGCGCCAGTTATTCTTCTTTTCAAACGCATATGAATATGCAATCTCAGTTTGAATATATCAACAACCCGGCTTCTCCTTACCAAAACCTGGATACCCTTAACTATGTGCAGTTGTCGCAAAATGCCAACGTAAATGTCAACATCATTACCCGGCGCACACAGCAGCAACAGCAGATGTTAAATGTGAACCTGAGTTTCCAGGACGCCAGCGATGAGCAGGGTGGTATTGTAAGAACCGGCAATAGTTCGCAATTTTACAACCTGGCTACTTCGTATGGTTTCACCTTTATCAAAACCGGCACCAATCTTACACTGGCATATAACCTTAGCTATAATACCATTGCCTTTAATGATATGCTTACGCAAGGACCAACCCTTGGCGTAAATAACCGTTGGCTGCAAAAAAAGCTTACCACTACATTAAGCGCATCATATAACAGCAGTAGCACCAACGGACAACAGCAAAGCAGCGTATTCAATACTAGGGTAAATGCAGCCTATAAGCTGTTTAAAAAGCATGCTTTACAGGCGGGGGTTATTAACCAATACAGAACGATACTTAACCGCGGCAGCTTTAGCAATGTAACGGGCACGCTTGGATATAATTATAGCTTTTAA